A single genomic interval of Cellulosilyticum sp. I15G10I2 harbors:
- the rplX gene encoding 50S ribosomal protein L24: MKTKLKKGDRVIIIAGKDKGKEGNVNFIDRKNGRVVVDGCNMITKHQKPNAAGQGGLIQREAPVHISNVMYVHNGKPARLGVQINDGKKVRVAIVNKDRFVID; encoded by the coding sequence GTGAAAACTAAACTTAAAAAAGGCGACAGAGTAATAATCATCGCTGGCAAAGACAAAGGTAAAGAAGGTAATGTTAATTTTATTGACCGCAAAAATGGTCGTGTGGTTGTAGATGGGTGCAACATGATTACTAAGCACCAAAAACCAAATGCAGCTGGTCAAGGCGGATTAATTCAAAGAGAAGCACCTGTACACATTTCTAACGTTATGTATGTGCACAATGGAAAACCAGCCCGTTTAGGCGTACAAATAAACGACGGTAAAAAAGTTCGCGTAGCGATCGTAAACAAAGACCGTTTCGTGATTGACTAA
- the rplF gene encoding 50S ribosomal protein L6 — translation MSRIGKLPIEVPAGVTVTKAEGNVVTVKGPKGTLTRTFDSAMNITLEDNQVLVTRPNDLKRNRSLHGLTRTLVSNMVEGVTNGFNKVLEINGVGYRAAKQGKKLVLSLGYSHPVEMEDPEGITSVVEGNKITISGINKEHVGQFAAEIRTKRPPEPYKGKGIKYVDEIIRRKEGKTGKK, via the coding sequence ATGTCACGTATTGGTAAATTACCAATCGAGGTTCCAGCAGGTGTTACTGTTACAAAAGCTGAAGGCAATGTAGTAACAGTTAAAGGGCCAAAAGGAACACTTACAAGAACATTCGATAGTGCAATGAATATTACACTTGAAGATAATCAGGTCTTAGTTACAAGACCAAACGATTTAAAAAGAAACAGATCACTTCATGGATTAACAAGAACACTTGTTTCAAACATGGTTGAAGGTGTGACAAATGGCTTCAATAAAGTGTTAGAAATCAATGGTGTTGGATATAGAGCAGCGAAACAAGGCAAGAAATTAGTTCTTTCATTAGGATACTCTCACCCAGTTGAAATGGAAGATCCAGAAGGAATCACATCAGTAGTTGAAGGTAATAAAATTACTATTTCAGGTATTAACAAAGAACATGTTGGACAATTTGCGGCTGAGATCAGAACTAAACGTCCGCCAGAGCCATACAAAGGCAAAGGTATTAAGTACGTTGATGAAATAATCAGACGTAAAGAAGGTAAAACAGGTAAAAAATAA
- the rpmJ gene encoding 50S ribosomal protein L36: MKVRPSVKKICEKCKIIKRKGRVCVICENPKHKQKQG; this comes from the coding sequence ATGAAAGTACGCCCATCTGTAAAAAAGATATGCGAAAAGTGTAAAATAATCAAAAGAAAAGGTCGTGTTTGCGTTATCTGTGAGAATCCAAAGCACAAACAAAAACAAGGCTAA
- the rpsM gene encoding 30S ribosomal protein S13, translated as MARIAGVDLPKNKRVEIGLTYVYGIGRPTSREILEQAGIDLDTRVKDLTDEQVAKIRELIDKTKIVEGDLRREIALNIKRLMEIGCYRGIRHRRGLPVRGQKTKTNARTRKGPKKTVANKKK; from the coding sequence ATGGCACGTATTGCAGGTGTAGATTTACCAAAAAACAAACGTGTAGAAATCGGACTTACTTATGTATATGGTATAGGACGTCCAACTTCTCGCGAGATTCTAGAACAAGCTGGAATAGATTTAGATACACGTGTTAAGGACTTAACTGATGAGCAAGTAGCTAAAATTCGTGAACTTATCGACAAAACTAAAATTGTTGAGGGTGATCTTCGTCGTGAAATCGCCTTAAATATTAAAAGGTTAATGGAAATTGGATGCTATAGAGGTATTCGTCATAGACGCGGACTTCCAGTAAGAGGACAAAAAACAAAAACAAATGCGCGTACACGCAAAGGTCCTAAGAAAACAGTTGCAAATAAAAAGAAATAG
- a CDS encoding KOW domain-containing RNA-binding protein, producing MNSEYEVGQVVFSKCGRDQGKPFIVVSVEEEYVYLSDGKLRKVDNPKLKKKKHVQKTNTIIEWIKQKIIEENRLTNNDVRKALKEYIGQSSV from the coding sequence ATGAATAGCGAGTATGAGGTAGGGCAGGTTGTTTTCTCAAAATGCGGACGTGATCAAGGGAAACCATTTATAGTCGTAAGCGTAGAAGAAGAATATGTTTACCTAAGTGACGGAAAATTACGCAAAGTTGATAATCCTAAACTAAAAAAGAAAAAGCATGTTCAAAAAACAAATACAATTATTGAATGGATAAAACAAAAAATAATAGAAGAGAATCGCTTAACAAACAATGATGTTAGGAAAGCTCTAAAAGAGTATATAGGGCAATCTTCTGTGTAA
- the rplR gene encoding 50S ribosomal protein L18 yields MITKASRSKIRVKKHMKMRNKLQGTTERPRLAVYRSEKHIYAQIIDDTKGSTLVSASTVEKELAKALEATSNVDAAKAVGEAVAKKALAKGINEVVFDRGGFLYHGRVKALADAARAAGLQF; encoded by the coding sequence ATGATAACTAAAGCATCACGTAGTAAAATTCGTGTAAAAAAGCATATGAAAATGCGTAATAAGCTTCAAGGAACTACTGAGAGACCAAGACTTGCAGTATATAGAAGTGAAAAACACATTTATGCTCAGATTATAGATGATACAAAAGGTAGTACATTAGTATCGGCTTCTACTGTTGAAAAAGAGCTTGCTAAAGCCTTAGAAGCTACATCAAATGTTGATGCAGCAAAAGCTGTTGGCGAAGCAGTTGCAAAAAAAGCCCTTGCTAAAGGTATTAATGAAGTTGTTTTTGACCGTGGAGGATTCTTATACCATGGTAGAGTAAAAGCATTAGCAGATGCAGCTCGCGCTGCTGGATTACAATTCTAG
- the rpsH gene encoding 30S ribosomal protein S8, whose product MTMSDPIADMLTRIRNANVAKHDIVEVPASKMKKAISEILLNEGYIKGYEVIEDGVKGTIRVTLKYGKDKNQKVISGLKKISKPGLRVYADTDNLPKVLGGLGTAIISTSKGVITDKDARKLGVGGEVIAFIW is encoded by the coding sequence ATGACAATGAGCGATCCTATTGCAGATATGCTTACAAGAATCAGAAATGCAAATGTTGCAAAACATGATATTGTTGAAGTTCCTGCATCAAAAATGAAAAAAGCAATTTCTGAAATTCTTTTAAATGAGGGATATATTAAAGGATACGAAGTTATAGAAGATGGCGTTAAAGGAACTATTCGTGTAACTTTAAAATATGGCAAAGATAAAAATCAAAAAGTAATTTCAGGTTTAAAGAAAATTTCTAAACCAGGTCTTCGTGTATACGCAGACACTGATAACTTACCAAAAGTATTAGGTGGACTTGGAACAGCAATTATTTCAACAAGTAAAGGTGTAATTACTGACAAAGACGCTAGAAAACTTGGCGTAGGCGGAGAAGTTATCGCGTTTATTTGGTAA
- a CDS encoding adenylate kinase, with protein MRLILLGAPGAGKGTQAEMLTKLYDIPCISTGNIFREHISNNTDLGKQAKAYMDQGQLVPDSLVIELVKSRITQDDCKNGMIFDGFPRTIPQAEALDAMLADLNIPIDYVVNVEVPDELIVDRMAGRTVCPSCGASYHKISKKEDIAGICNACSTNLVQREDDKEETVKKRLEIYHAQTEPLIAHYKAQGKVLDVHGVGTVEEVRAAVKKALGVN; from the coding sequence ATGAGATTGATATTACTCGGAGCGCCAGGAGCAGGTAAAGGGACTCAAGCAGAAATGCTTACAAAATTATATGATATTCCATGTATCTCGACAGGCAATATTTTTAGAGAACATATCTCTAACAACACAGACTTAGGCAAACAAGCAAAAGCTTATATGGATCAAGGTCAACTCGTACCAGATTCTCTTGTTATAGAACTTGTAAAAAGCAGAATTACACAAGATGACTGTAAAAATGGCATGATTTTTGATGGATTTCCAAGAACCATTCCACAAGCAGAAGCATTAGATGCTATGCTTGCAGACTTAAATATACCAATAGATTACGTTGTTAATGTAGAGGTACCCGATGAACTTATTGTTGATCGTATGGCTGGTAGAACTGTTTGCCCAAGCTGCGGCGCTTCTTATCATAAGATAAGTAAAAAAGAAGACATAGCAGGCATATGTAACGCATGCAGCACAAATCTAGTCCAAAGAGAAGATGATAAAGAAGAAACAGTTAAAAAAAGATTAGAAATCTATCATGCACAAACAGAACCACTTATTGCACACTACAAAGCTCAAGGCAAAGTTCTTGATGTTCATGGAGTAGGTACAGTGGAAGAAGTACGTGCAGCAGTAAAGAAAGCATTAGGAGTGAATTAG
- the rpmD gene encoding 50S ribosomal protein L30 — MAKIKVTLVRSTIGAIPKHKKTVEALGLRKINSSNIHEDNTAIRGMVDQVRHLVKVEAISE, encoded by the coding sequence GTGGCTAAAATTAAAGTAACATTAGTAAGATCCACAATCGGGGCAATTCCAAAACATAAAAAAACTGTAGAAGCGCTCGGGTTAAGAAAGATCAATAGTTCAAATATACACGAAGATAATACAGCAATTCGTGGGATGGTAGATCAAGTTAGACATTTAGTAAAAGTAGAAGCAATAAGCGAGTAA
- the rpsE gene encoding 30S ribosomal protein S5 — MAKKLNIDPSTLDLQEKVVTIKRVTKVVKGGRTFRFSALVVVGDGNGHVGVGLGKAMEIPNAIEKAIQDAKKNLIYIERNDADSVYHEFVGEFGSARVLLKPAKEGTGVIAGGPARAVLELAGVRNIRTKSLGSNNKKNVVHATIEALASLKTPAEVAKLRGKTVEELLG, encoded by the coding sequence GTGGCTAAAAAGCTAAATATTGATCCTAGTACATTAGATCTTCAGGAAAAAGTTGTTACGATTAAACGTGTAACAAAAGTTGTAAAAGGTGGTCGTACTTTCCGTTTCTCTGCTTTAGTAGTAGTTGGAGATGGAAATGGTCACGTTGGCGTTGGACTTGGTAAAGCAATGGAAATTCCAAACGCTATTGAGAAAGCTATTCAAGATGCTAAAAAGAACTTAATTTATATTGAAAGAAATGACGCAGACAGCGTTTATCATGAATTCGTTGGTGAATTTGGAAGTGCAAGAGTACTTCTTAAACCAGCTAAAGAAGGTACAGGAGTTATTGCAGGAGGTCCAGCACGTGCTGTACTTGAACTTGCAGGCGTTCGTAATATTAGAACGAAATCTCTTGGTTCTAACAATAAGAAAAATGTAGTACATGCAACAATTGAAGCACTTGCTTCACTCAAAACACCAGCAGAAGTTGCTAAACTTCGTGGAAAAACAGTAGAAGAGCTTCTAGGATAA
- the map gene encoding type I methionyl aminopeptidase: MPIPIKSDMEISLMKEAAHILIEAHELVGKAVQEGITTKELDAIAETFITSKHALPSFKGYCGYPASACISINEEVVHGIPGKRKLKQGDLVSVDLGVYYKGYHSDAARSYTVGDVSPEILKLIEVTKQSFFEGLKYAKPGNHLGQISVAIQTYVETNGFSVVRDLVGHGIGRELHEEPQVPNYKTPGRGPKLQKGMVLAIEPMVNMGTWQVRVLEDDWTFVTRDGMPSAHYENTVVITNDIPEILTLQSSK, from the coding sequence ATGCCAATCCCCATTAAATCTGATATGGAAATAAGTTTAATGAAAGAGGCAGCGCATATATTAATAGAGGCTCACGAACTAGTGGGTAAAGCAGTACAAGAAGGTATTACAACCAAAGAGTTAGATGCTATTGCAGAAACGTTTATAACAAGTAAACATGCACTGCCATCTTTTAAAGGTTATTGTGGATACCCAGCATCAGCTTGTATTTCTATTAATGAAGAAGTTGTACACGGGATTCCAGGTAAACGCAAGTTAAAACAAGGTGATTTAGTGAGCGTGGACCTTGGGGTATACTACAAAGGATATCACTCAGATGCTGCAAGATCTTATACTGTCGGAGATGTATCCCCTGAGATATTAAAACTGATAGAAGTTACGAAACAGAGCTTTTTTGAAGGTTTAAAATATGCAAAACCAGGCAATCATCTAGGACAGATATCTGTTGCAATACAAACTTATGTTGAAACTAATGGATTTTCGGTAGTAAGAGATTTAGTTGGGCATGGGATAGGAAGAGAATTGCACGAAGAACCACAAGTTCCAAACTACAAGACACCTGGAAGAGGACCAAAACTTCAAAAAGGTATGGTGCTCGCTATAGAACCTATGGTTAATATGGGTACGTGGCAAGTAAGAGTACTAGAAGATGATTGGACGTTCGTAACAAGAGATGGGATGCCATCTGCACATTATGAAAATACTGTGGTTATTACCAATGATATTCCAGAAATACTTACATTACAAAGCAGTAAGTAA
- the infA gene encoding translation initiation factor IF-1: MAKGDVIEVEGTVIEKLPNAMFKVEIEGGHIVLGHISGKLRMNFIRVLPGDKVTIELSPYDLTKGRIIWRSK, translated from the coding sequence TTGGCTAAAGGTGATGTAATAGAAGTAGAAGGAACGGTGATCGAAAAGTTACCAAATGCAATGTTTAAAGTTGAGATTGAAGGAGGACATATTGTTCTTGGTCATATCTCAGGAAAACTACGTATGAATTTCATCAGGGTATTACCTGGTGATAAAGTAACTATTGAACTTTCTCCGTATGATTTAACCAAAGGACGAATTATATGGCGTTCTAAATAA
- the rpsD gene encoding 30S ribosomal protein S4: MARYIGSKCKQCRREGKQLFLKGERCFSAACSVEKRPYAPGQHGQAKKKLSEYGKQLREKQKAKRIYGVLEGKFRTYFEEADRKKGITGENLLRYLELRLDNVVYRLGLGRSRTEARQVVRHNLIVVNGKRVNIPSYQVRIGDVIEVKEDAKTFERFKLITEVTASRIVPEWLEGDIENLRGTVKAVPAREQIDTDIEETLIVELYSK, encoded by the coding sequence ATGGCTAGATATATTGGTTCAAAATGTAAACAATGCCGTCGTGAAGGAAAGCAATTATTTCTTAAAGGCGAAAGATGTTTTTCAGCGGCGTGTTCAGTAGAAAAAAGACCTTATGCGCCAGGTCAACACGGTCAAGCTAAGAAAAAATTGTCCGAATATGGCAAGCAATTACGTGAAAAACAAAAAGCAAAAAGAATATATGGTGTTCTTGAAGGTAAATTCAGAACTTATTTTGAAGAAGCAGATCGTAAAAAAGGTATTACAGGTGAAAACTTACTTCGTTACCTTGAACTTCGTTTAGATAATGTGGTATATCGTCTTGGACTTGGACGTTCACGTACAGAGGCTAGACAAGTTGTAAGACATAACTTAATCGTAGTTAATGGTAAAAGAGTTAACATTCCATCTTACCAAGTGCGTATCGGCGATGTTATTGAAGTTAAAGAAGATGCAAAAACATTTGAGCGTTTTAAACTAATCACTGAAGTAACAGCTTCTCGTATTGTACCAGAATGGTTAGAAGGCGACATTGAAAACCTTAGAGGAACAGTGAAAGCGGTACCAGCTAGAGAGCAAATAGATACAGACATCGAAGAAACACTTATCGTTGAGCTTTACTCTAAGTAA
- the secY gene encoding preprotein translocase subunit SecY has protein sequence MDLFKTLKNAWRVPELRKKIIFTLWMFLIVRIGAHITVPGINTDAVIAMMNQNAGNVLNLMDVITGGAFKTMALFAFGVGPYITASIIMQLLQIAITKLEELAKEGEQGRKKINKYTRYVTLALALIQSSATTLTLSRQQPSVLVDNTIWTFVVVVISFVAGSMLVMWIGEQITQKGIGNGISLIIFINIISRLPQNFIVLFQTHGYLIPTIIVLLFILVIGFVVLMAQGERRIAVQYAKRTAGRKVYGGQSQHIPIKVNLAGVLPIIFAMSIMNFPEIVTNLFGGTTNEIWGTVLRFLRWTHPVGTVIYVVLIFAFAFFYSTIAFNPMEIASNMKKGGGFIPGIRPGKPTSDYLSDVASRITLLGAIFLAILAVIPLVFEYTLNVQVAFSGTSLLIIVGVALETLKQMESQMLMRHYKGFL, from the coding sequence GTGGATTTATTCAAAACTCTTAAAAATGCATGGAGAGTGCCAGAACTACGCAAAAAAATTATTTTCACACTTTGGATGTTTCTTATTGTAAGAATAGGTGCACATATTACGGTACCAGGAATTAATACAGATGCAGTTATAGCTATGATGAATCAAAACGCGGGGAATGTTTTGAATCTAATGGATGTTATAACAGGTGGAGCATTTAAAACCATGGCACTTTTCGCTTTTGGAGTAGGGCCATATATTACAGCAAGCATTATTATGCAGCTTTTACAAATTGCAATAACTAAGCTTGAGGAGCTCGCAAAAGAAGGGGAGCAAGGCAGAAAGAAAATTAACAAATATACACGTTATGTAACATTAGCCCTTGCCTTAATTCAATCATCAGCAACAACGCTTACACTTAGCAGACAGCAACCAAGTGTACTTGTAGATAATACAATATGGACATTTGTGGTAGTTGTTATCTCATTTGTAGCAGGTTCAATGCTCGTGATGTGGATAGGGGAACAAATTACGCAAAAAGGCATAGGAAATGGTATATCACTTATTATCTTTATTAATATTATTTCTAGACTTCCACAAAACTTCATCGTATTATTCCAGACACATGGTTATTTAATACCAACAATAATCGTATTATTATTTATACTCGTAATAGGTTTTGTTGTATTAATGGCTCAAGGAGAAAGAAGAATTGCAGTACAGTATGCAAAACGTACTGCTGGACGTAAAGTTTATGGCGGACAATCACAACATATTCCTATTAAAGTCAACTTAGCAGGGGTATTGCCAATTATCTTTGCAATGTCTATTATGAATTTCCCAGAAATTGTTACTAATTTATTTGGGGGAACAACAAATGAAATATGGGGTACAGTACTTAGATTTTTAAGATGGACACATCCAGTAGGAACAGTAATCTATGTAGTACTTATATTTGCATTTGCTTTCTTCTATTCAACTATTGCATTTAATCCAATGGAAATTGCATCTAACATGAAAAAAGGTGGCGGATTTATACCCGGTATAAGACCAGGGAAACCAACATCAGATTATTTATCAGATGTTGCATCTCGTATCACACTACTTGGAGCTATCTTTTTAGCAATACTTGCAGTTATTCCACTCGTATTTGAATATACATTAAACGTGCAAGTAGCGTTTTCAGGAACATCACTTCTCATTATTGTTGGTGTTGCATTAGAAACACTTAAACAAATGGAATCACAGATGTTAATGAGACATTATAAAGGATTTTTATAA
- the rplO gene encoding 50S ribosomal protein L15, translating into MNLNELRPVEGSKRDSFRVGRGHGSGNGKTAGRGHKGQNSRTGGGVRPGFEGGQMPLYRRLPKRGFTNRNSLEIVGINVDLLNRFEDGAVVTVEAMIEAGIIKNPRDGVKILGKGDLTKKLTVKANAFSAGAKEKIEAVGGKIEEVM; encoded by the coding sequence ATGAATTTAAATGAATTAAGACCAGTAGAAGGTTCAAAAAGAGATTCTTTCCGTGTAGGCCGTGGACATGGTTCAGGAAACGGAAAAACAGCGGGAAGAGGACATAAAGGACAAAATTCTAGAACTGGCGGTGGTGTTAGACCAGGTTTTGAAGGGGGGCAAATGCCTTTATACAGAAGACTTCCAAAACGTGGTTTTACAAACCGTAATAGTTTAGAAATAGTAGGTATTAATGTAGATTTATTAAATCGCTTTGAAGATGGCGCTGTAGTAACAGTTGAAGCTATGATAGAAGCTGGAATCATCAAAAATCCAAGAGATGGGGTTAAAATTCTTGGGAAAGGTGATCTAACAAAGAAATTAACTGTTAAAGCAAATGCATTTAGTGCAGGTGCTAAAGAGAAAATTGAAGCTGTGGGTGGAAAAATAGAAGAGGTGATGTAG
- the rpsK gene encoding 30S ribosomal protein S11 — protein MAVAKKAAKKGTTRRRRDRKHVERGVAHIQSTFNNTMVTLTDTNGNALSWASAGGLGFRGSRKSTPYAAQMAAETAAKAAMEHGLKSVEVMVKGPGSGREAAIRALQTAGLEVTLIKDVTPVPHNGCRPPKRRRV, from the coding sequence ATGGCAGTTGCAAAGAAAGCGGCAAAAAAGGGTACAACCAGAAGACGTCGCGATAGAAAACATGTAGAACGAGGAGTAGCACACATTCAGTCTACTTTTAATAATACAATGGTTACATTAACTGATACAAATGGCAATGCTCTTTCATGGGCTAGCGCAGGGGGTCTTGGTTTTAGAGGATCAAGAAAATCAACACCTTATGCAGCACAAATGGCAGCAGAAACAGCTGCAAAAGCAGCAATGGAACACGGTTTAAAATCAGTAGAAGTTATGGTTAAAGGCCCAGGATCCGGCAGAGAAGCAGCTATAAGAGCACTTCAAACAGCAGGTTTAGAAGTAACATTAATTAAAGATGTAACTCCTGTACCACATAATGGATGCCGTCCACCAAAACGTAGAAGAGTGTAA
- a CDS encoding type Z 30S ribosomal protein S14 — MAKTSMKVKQQKTAKFSTQEYTRCRICGRPHAYIRKFGICRICFRELAYKGQIPGVKKASW, encoded by the coding sequence GTGGCAAAAACATCTATGAAAGTTAAGCAACAAAAAACCGCTAAATTTTCAACTCAAGAATATACAAGATGTCGTATTTGTGGACGTCCGCATGCATATATAAGAAAATTTGGTATATGTCGTATATGTTTTAGAGAATTAGCATATAAAGGTCAGATTCCAGGCGTTAAAAAAGCAAGCTGGTAA
- the rplE gene encoding 50S ribosomal protein L5, whose product MSRLKEIYNTEIMSAMTQKFNYKNQLQVPKIEKIVINMGVGEAKDNAKVLESAVSDMQTVSGQKPVITKAKKSVAAFKLREGMPIGCKVTLRGKKMYEFLDRLVNLALPRVRDFRGISATAFDGRGNYALGIKEQLIFPEIEYDKIDKVRGMDVIIVTTAQTDEEARELLTQFGMPFQK is encoded by the coding sequence ATGAGTAGATTAAAAGAGATATATAATACTGAGATCATGAGTGCCATGACTCAAAAATTTAATTATAAAAATCAATTACAAGTTCCAAAAATCGAAAAAATAGTAATTAACATGGGTGTTGGTGAAGCAAAAGATAATGCGAAAGTATTAGAGAGTGCTGTAAGTGATATGCAAACTGTATCAGGACAAAAACCAGTTATTACTAAAGCTAAAAAATCTGTAGCGGCATTTAAACTTCGTGAAGGGATGCCAATCGGATGTAAAGTAACACTTCGCGGTAAAAAAATGTATGAATTTCTTGATCGTTTAGTAAACTTAGCACTTCCACGTGTACGTGACTTCCGTGGTATCAGCGCTACTGCATTTGATGGTCGTGGTAACTATGCATTAGGTATTAAAGAACAACTTATTTTCCCGGAAATTGAGTACGACAAAATCGATAAAGTTCGTGGTATGGACGTCATTATTGTAACAACAGCTCAAACAGATGAAGAAGCACGTGAGCTCTTGACACAATTTGGAATGCCATTTCAAAAATAA